GTGGGAAAGAATCTGGCCTTATAGGTCTGTCTATCACTTAAGAAGAGCgattgctgattatgccctttggtcatacacgtccagggtgggttggaatgtatttttcaattctcaatttgagtgtagttcttagatataattatgggggaGGAGGtgattctctatgcaggtaaactgggaaaatctcttctcttcaaaatctcaggtctctggaatgaccttactatcccgttgcggaacctgagctctctccaactattccgcaagcaactgaaaactcgGCTCTTCTCTAACAAGTGATTCTATTTTCCCcattactcttccattctatatataagctcatgtaaaccttttcctttctcttcttatattttaagttcttgtaaactgtgccgagctccacttccgtggagaggatgcggtatataaacttaaggtttagtttagtttagtgataataagtttaaggatgtgtgggggccattaataagcTATTATAAAGATTAATGATTATTTGCTACTTTTCCTTATGGGATTTCAATGGAagaaagggtgggagggtgggtcaTGAGAatttaagatattattttcatgtggtatatattagttgtatatgaatttgggaggggggtgggggttaaatcttcttggtgtaggatattgaagatttttcaagtgatgttgtattataattgtttgatatttattgtacatttgatgtaagttataaaatgaataaaaaattttaaaaaaataaatctttttgtcataaattataattgTATTTAAAGAATTAGatgattgtattatatttggctttaaaatgaatacagaaatttttaaaaaaaagaagagccttactgggtcagaccgatggtccattgTCTGCACACTTCTCCCATCTTATCAGATTTTAATACCTTTCCTATTGGGTTTCCCTCTTAatgtttctctttcctttcgattATTGTatttctcctcccatttcctttcttttttttcttactaGGTCTTGTTTTTTGTGAACCCCTTATTTTTAACTTTGTAattatgtacaccgcttagacattTGATAAGCGGCATATCAAATTTGAAATCAACTTGAACCTCTAGCTCTTACCTTCAGGCGAGATGGATCTACACAGGCGTACTTGCAGAGGTGACACTTGTAAGGCTTCTCCCCAGTGTGGATTCGGATGTGCCACGTGATCTTCTGCTTGTTTTTGGTGGCATATTCGCAATCCGAGCACTTGTAGATGCGTGTCCCCCCATGGCCCTTCATGTGATAGTCTAGTACCACCTGGTGGCAGCAGGTGAAGCTGCAGAAGGAGCACTTGAAGGGCCTCTCCTGCCCTGCTTCGTGCTCCTCTATGTAGTGCTGTATGAGCTGCTGACGCTCCTTAGAGGCAAAGGTGCAGCACTGGCAGTGGTAATTCAAGTGACCCTTCTTGTGCTTTTCCAGGTCCTCCCGGCTGCTGAAGGTCTCTCTGCAGGCACTgcattccagatgcgggtgctgTTTCTGCACATGGCACTTCAAGGTGGCCTCGCTGTGGCAGACGAACACGCAGCGAGGGCAGCTAAAACGGACCTTCTCCTCGTGCTTCCTCAGGGTGTGCTGCTTCAGAGCAGTCTCCGAGCTGAATCTAGCCTGGCACTGGGAGCAGCTAAAGTTGAGCTCCCCGTTGTGGCAGCTGTTTGTGTGTCTGGTGATGTCATTTTGGTTGTAGCCGCTATAGTCGCAGAGCGAGCAGAAATGGGTGGGCTTCTTCTCGTGGACCCGGAGCTTGTGGATACGTAATTTGGAGTTGGTGCCAAACGTCTGGCTGCAAACGTTGCAGGCAATCCTCCCCACCCCGGTGTGCAGAGACTCATGGGCTTCTACCCGGTAGCGTCTCGTAGTGCTGAAGTCACAGAAATGACACTTATGGGGTTTCATGCCCTCGTGTCGTATGCGGATGTGTTGTTTCAGACAGCGGGACTGCTTGCAGGTGAAATCGCACTGCCGGCACTGCAGCTGGGGCCTCTTGCTGGTATACTTCTTATGCAGCTTCTGGTGGTGTTTCAGAGCCTTGGCAGACTGGCACACAAAGGAGCAGAGCAAGCACTGGAACTCCGTAGCCTTTACACAGCCCTCCTTGCAGTGTGCTTGCATCGACTGTGGCTGTCGGCAGGTGAAAGGGCAGAAGGAACAGGAGAGTCGAGCCTTTGGACTGTCAGGTTTGTTGGAAATGCTCATTTGATTCCCCTGATCAAGAGTGGACTCACTTTCCTCTTTGCTGATGCCAACTGGATCTTTGTCTGGGCCTTCTTTGCTTCTCTCTTCTGCAGTGGAGTCCGTGGACTCAAGACTTGTGTGCTTCTCGCCCTGGTGTTTCTTCAACATCCTACTCGAGCGGAATGTCACCGAGCAGAGGGAGCACGAGAATTGACCCAGCTTCCTACACCCCTCCCCAACGTGCGAGCGAATGCTCGTGGCCCTAGAGCAGACAAAGGagcaagaactacaataaaatTTCCCCTGCTCAAACCTGTATTGTTTGGATTTTTGAGAATTGCCATTTTCTAGCCGACACTGCACTCCAGCAACTCCCTCTGCAACCAAGTGCTCCACAAGAGTTTCACTGGAGCACTGCCGTTCACAGGGCTTGGCAATTGCTCTCTGTGGGATAGAAGGGACCACCTTAGCAGCGACTGctaatctctctctgtctttccctccaGTTTTCAGTTCCCAGGAGCTCTGAACATTCAGCACAGGGTCTTTAGTGCAGGAATATCCATCTACGGCAACATTGGCATTAGAAAGCATTTTCCTTGCTTGTCGACAAGTGCCCGACTCAACAGAAGAAGGTGGCTTCAGTGACATTCTGTTCCTCTTGAGAACCACAGGGCATTTCTTGGCAAGGTGGGTGTTCAGGCCCCTCTGCTGCTTGAAACTAGCTCCACATTCCTTGCACATCAGAGGAGACTTTCGGCTTGGACAGCCAGCTTTGCTGTGCAAACACATTGACTTTTTCTTCCAGGTGATATAAGAACACTTTTCACATTTGAAGATTTGGGTCTCAGATTTGACAACCAGCATTTGTACTCTTCCTTCCAGGACCAGCGTTTCTGCCTGCTCTCTGTCCTGCTTTCTCAATGCTCTTAGCATGGATTCAGACTGAGTGCTTTGTTCAACCATCTCTGAGGAGACATCTCCTGCTGATATTTCAGGGAAAGAGGTCCGCTCAAGTGCATTTAATTCACATTCACTTGAATCAATGATCAACAAGCTGGAGCAGGTCTCCTGACTCTGAATGTGCCCATCTTCTATTAGAGGCTTTGAGTTAGAAAAGGTTGTTCCTTGAGGAGACTGCTCTTCACAAATGCTCCGACTGTCGCACTGTATGCTCTCTTTACTGGGGCCACTATTAGTCTCTTCAGAGCAGACGATGCTATTTTCTGGTCTGCTCAGCTCCACCTCCTGGAGGTCATTCTCATCCTCAAAATCAAGGTGGTCATCTTCAGGGTTTCCATTGCCCTCTAAAGCTAGGCCTTCCCTGGAGGCCAACTTCTTAAATGATGTGCCACCTTCTCCACACATCAACCTACCCACATTCTCCAGCCGAACAGGAAGAAAGTCTTTGGATAACTGCTCAAAAGATAATGGAGAATTAACTGGCATATGGCACGTGTCCACACTGTTCAAGGTGCTCTTAGGAATGTCAGTGCTACCTGCTGAAGGTGTTTCCACACAAGCATCTACAGGAGATGTACTGTTCGAGAGTCTACCCGGCTTTCCTGTTTCTTCAGTTCCTGCTATTTCTTTATCTTGCTCTGGCTGGGGGTCAGCCACTACAAACACAGGGACCTCAGTGACTTCTTGACAAGTTTCTTGAGTGTCTACAGCAGACGGATCATCTTTCTGCCACAACCCTCTTTTAGTGAGTGGGTTGGAATTTGACCTCCGAGCAGCCTTTAAATCGTAGCACAGTAACAAGTTTGCCGAGCTAACCTCCATCTGCTTGCTGGCATAGTTCTCCAGCCAGTCTTTATCCCCCGGGACGTAGCCGTGAGCCTTGCGCTTGTGAAAGAACAGGCTGGTGTTGCTGAAGGTGTGGTAGACGCAGAGGGCACAGCGGAACAGTTTCTGTTTCGTGTGCTTGCAGTTCTCGTGGTTGAAGAGGGCCTGCTTGTACTTGGTCTGGTAGCTGCAGTACTGGCACTGGAAGATGGGCACCTGATAATTCTGCGAGTGCTTCACTTGCGTGTGCTTCTGCAGTTCATACTTGCGCTTGCAAGCGAAGCCACACACTTCACAGATAAGGGACTTGCCTTGATGGCGCAGTTTGTGGCTACTGAGCTGGTCTGCCCGGTGGCAGCGGTAGGAACACTGATTGCACTGATACCTGAAAGTGGGGTAGGGGGTGGGGAAACAGAATTAAGGTACATGTAAGCTCAGGTTTTCAAAGTGTACCTCAGATCTAGAGTATCGACATCAAAGTTTCCC
The nucleotide sequence above comes from Geotrypetes seraphini chromosome 5, aGeoSer1.1, whole genome shotgun sequence. Encoded proteins:
- the ZNF142 gene encoding zinc finger protein 142 isoform X2, producing the protein MCPECKRCFKKRTHLVEHLHLHFPDPNLQCPNCDKFFTSRSKLKIHMMREVGEKSHRCPLCDYSSVEKNALNRHMASMHDNISNFYSDVYSCPVCEQKFQLSQALKDHLKTHKIQQKILRCFQDGCSCSTEDRKEFICHLKEAHGTKAVECRYHACSLLFPTRDEMEAHRKSHYAFHCEQCDFVCSNKHAYHQHKRRGHAGSEKLQCNFCPYTTYNPVEFSDHVGKMHANEKIHKCTECDFATAHKRVILRHMLLHTGEKPHKCNVCDFTCRDMSYLSKHMLTHSSTKDYMCTECGYITKWKHYLSVHMRKHAGDLRYQCNQCSYRCHRADQLSSHKLRHQGKSLICEVCGFACKRKYELQKHTQVKHSQNYQVPIFQCQYCSYQTKYKQALFNHENCKHTKQKLFRCALCVYHTFSNTSLFFHKRKAHGYVPGDKDWLENYASKQMEVSSANLLLCYDLKAARRSNSNPLTKRGLWQKDDPSAVDTQETCQEVTEVPVFVVADPQPEQDKEIAGTEETGKPGRLSNSTSPVDACVETPSAGSTDIPKSTLNSVDTCHMPVNSPLSFEQLSKDFLPVRLENVGRLMCGEGGTSFKKLASREGLALEGNGNPEDDHLDFEDENDLQEVELSRPENSIVCSEETNSGPSKESIQCDSRSICEEQSPQGTTFSNSKPLIEDGHIQSQETCSSLLIIDSSECELNALERTSFPEISAGDVSSEMVEQSTQSESMLRALRKQDREQAETLVLEGRVQMLVVKSETQIFKCEKCSYITWKKKSMCLHSKAGCPSRKSPLMCKECGASFKQQRGLNTHLAKKCPVVLKRNRMSLKPPSSVESGTCRQARKMLSNANVAVDGYSCTKDPVLNVQSSWELKTGGKDRERLAVAAKVVPSIPQRAIAKPCERQCSSETLVEHLVAEGVAGVQCRLENGNSQKSKQYRFEQGKFYCSSCSFVCSRATSIRSHVGEGCRKLGQFSCSLCSVTFRSSRMLKKHQGEKHTSLESTDSTAEERSKEGPDKDPVGISKEESESTLDQGNQMSISNKPDSPKARLSCSFCPFTCRQPQSMQAHCKEGCVKATEFQCLLCSFVCQSAKALKHHQKLHKKYTSKRPQLQCRQCDFTCKQSRCLKQHIRIRHEGMKPHKCHFCDFSTTRRYRVEAHESLHTGVGRIACNVCSQTFGTNSKLRIHKLRVHEKKPTHFCSLCDYSGYNQNDITRHTNSCHNGELNFSCSQCQARFSSETALKQHTLRKHEEKVRFSCPRCVFVCHSEATLKCHVQKQHPHLECSACRETFSSREDLEKHKKGHLNYHCQCCTFASKERQQLIQHYIEEHEAGQERPFKCSFCSFTCCHQVVLDYHMKGHGGTRIYKCSDCEYATKNKQKITWHIRIHTGEKPYKCHLCKYACVDPSRLKYHMRIHKDERKYVCPDCGYKCKWVNQLKYHQSKHTGIKPYQCDECEYCTNRADALRIHKETRHQDARTFICEQCGKAFKTRFLLKTHLKKHSADKPYVCNVCLRDFRWAAGLRHHFLTHTNEHPFFCRFCTYKAKQKFQVIKHIQRHHPERAAEDPSQGVGKDPSTSTIHLHDVQLDRLHKASAGANGGSGASVAQSTLRGCPDDKPCPAYDSTQSC
- the ZNF142 gene encoding zinc finger protein 142 isoform X1; this encodes MESEDAAAQVSSMVNGLYVGMLLVPSAASRSSFHESGGTAKEGRVGTDKSSPPTVQLRCLRLRASTGREDALPKTVAVEASGEVYTSKAAGEGAVQRLKSSSLEEQKDWQDKEKRSQLQQRKELTGRREPSSMEEDEKEERPGEAGANGKKRSHVKAETVRHFKGDVVEEGTEYLFRTHMCPECKRCFKKRTHLVEHLHLHFPDPNLQCPNCDKFFTSRSKLKIHMMREVGEKSHRCPLCDYSSVEKNALNRHMASMHDNISNFYSDVYSCPVCEQKFQLSQALKDHLKTHKIQQKILRCFQDGCSCSTEDRKEFICHLKEAHGTKAVECRYHACSLLFPTRDEMEAHRKSHYAFHCEQCDFVCSNKHAYHQHKRRGHAGSEKLQCNFCPYTTYNPVEFSDHVGKMHANEKIHKCTECDFATAHKRVILRHMLLHTGEKPHKCNVCDFTCRDMSYLSKHMLTHSSTKDYMCTECGYITKWKHYLSVHMRKHAGDLRYQCNQCSYRCHRADQLSSHKLRHQGKSLICEVCGFACKRKYELQKHTQVKHSQNYQVPIFQCQYCSYQTKYKQALFNHENCKHTKQKLFRCALCVYHTFSNTSLFFHKRKAHGYVPGDKDWLENYASKQMEVSSANLLLCYDLKAARRSNSNPLTKRGLWQKDDPSAVDTQETCQEVTEVPVFVVADPQPEQDKEIAGTEETGKPGRLSNSTSPVDACVETPSAGSTDIPKSTLNSVDTCHMPVNSPLSFEQLSKDFLPVRLENVGRLMCGEGGTSFKKLASREGLALEGNGNPEDDHLDFEDENDLQEVELSRPENSIVCSEETNSGPSKESIQCDSRSICEEQSPQGTTFSNSKPLIEDGHIQSQETCSSLLIIDSSECELNALERTSFPEISAGDVSSEMVEQSTQSESMLRALRKQDREQAETLVLEGRVQMLVVKSETQIFKCEKCSYITWKKKSMCLHSKAGCPSRKSPLMCKECGASFKQQRGLNTHLAKKCPVVLKRNRMSLKPPSSVESGTCRQARKMLSNANVAVDGYSCTKDPVLNVQSSWELKTGGKDRERLAVAAKVVPSIPQRAIAKPCERQCSSETLVEHLVAEGVAGVQCRLENGNSQKSKQYRFEQGKFYCSSCSFVCSRATSIRSHVGEGCRKLGQFSCSLCSVTFRSSRMLKKHQGEKHTSLESTDSTAEERSKEGPDKDPVGISKEESESTLDQGNQMSISNKPDSPKARLSCSFCPFTCRQPQSMQAHCKEGCVKATEFQCLLCSFVCQSAKALKHHQKLHKKYTSKRPQLQCRQCDFTCKQSRCLKQHIRIRHEGMKPHKCHFCDFSTTRRYRVEAHESLHTGVGRIACNVCSQTFGTNSKLRIHKLRVHEKKPTHFCSLCDYSGYNQNDITRHTNSCHNGELNFSCSQCQARFSSETALKQHTLRKHEEKVRFSCPRCVFVCHSEATLKCHVQKQHPHLECSACRETFSSREDLEKHKKGHLNYHCQCCTFASKERQQLIQHYIEEHEAGQERPFKCSFCSFTCCHQVVLDYHMKGHGGTRIYKCSDCEYATKNKQKITWHIRIHTGEKPYKCHLCKYACVDPSRLKYHMRIHKDERKYVCPDCGYKCKWVNQLKYHQSKHTGIKPYQCDECEYCTNRADALRIHKETRHQDARTFICEQCGKAFKTRFLLKTHLKKHSADKPYVCNVCLRDFRWAAGLRHHFLTHTNEHPFFCRFCTYKAKQKFQVIKHIQRHHPERAAEDPSQGVGKDPSTSTIHLHDVQLDRLHKASAGANGGSGASVAQSTLRGCPDDKPCPAYDSTQSC